In one window of Lewinellaceae bacterium DNA:
- a CDS encoding T9SS type A sorting domain-containing protein, translated as MKTLHRVNTFIFLFVSCTLGLSQVSLELTPNPAAASVLATDNDVPAKASLTNNSDHTINVRWVRRIMELSMGWQTAVCDKNACYIPSIDTMLLELGAGETSNMDIHIYPNGVPGKSKIELTITDVDDSDNKVVGMYLFNQTSAVQEQVRPDDVKIYPNPATEYFKVETRDVLAKIDMYNIVGDRVKTFYAYRNKRYYVDDLPDGLYLVRLMDVNNRVIKTLRLNKR; from the coding sequence ATGAAAACACTACACCGAGTAAACACCTTTATTTTTTTATTTGTCAGCTGTACCCTGGGGTTGAGTCAAGTGTCCCTGGAACTGACACCAAACCCTGCTGCTGCATCGGTTCTGGCAACAGACAATGATGTTCCGGCCAAAGCTTCCCTGACAAATAATTCCGATCATACCATCAATGTACGGTGGGTGCGTCGCATCATGGAATTATCCATGGGCTGGCAGACTGCCGTTTGCGATAAAAATGCATGCTATATACCCAGTATCGACACCATGCTCCTGGAATTGGGTGCTGGTGAGACCAGTAATATGGACATTCACATCTATCCAAATGGAGTGCCCGGCAAATCCAAAATTGAATTGACCATCACCGATGTTGACGACAGCGACAACAAAGTCGTTGGCATGTATCTTTTTAATCAGACTTCTGCCGTACAGGAACAGGTGCGTCCTGACGATGTCAAAATCTATCCCAACCCGGCAACCGAATATTTTAAAGTTGAGACCCGCGATGTATTGGCAAAAATCGATATGTACAACATCGTAGGAGACCGGGTGAAAACATTTTATGCCTACCGTAATAAGCGTTATTATGTGGATGACCTGCCGGACGGACTATACCTTGTTCGTCTCATGGATGTCAACAACCGGGTCATCAAAACCCTGCGCCTGAACAAAAGATAA
- the atpG gene encoding ATP synthase F1 subunit gamma: MSGQLKEVRERIKSVINTQQITKAMKMVSAAKLRKAQTAIQQARPYANKLTAMLRNVMRYVDNSDQLVFNRPTEGMRPAVIIITSNRGLCGAYNSNIVKEAIHHIDSKYAEAVRNKTIRIIPVGKKAVDVLKRHYDPTLLDRSFMELGEKIEMDQVYDFATFLMDEFRNGNFDIIDVSYGRFRNAAMQIPETVQYLPVPPPKPLKEKKQNIVPNYTFEPDEESLLAELVPAILKVQLHRFLLDNAASEHGARMTAMDKASENADELLKELRINYNKARQAAITTELSEIVAGAAALGG, translated from the coding sequence ATGAGCGGACAACTAAAAGAAGTCAGGGAAAGGATCAAATCGGTGATCAACACCCAGCAGATCACAAAAGCCATGAAGATGGTTTCCGCAGCTAAATTGCGGAAAGCACAGACGGCCATCCAGCAAGCACGGCCTTATGCCAACAAGCTTACGGCTATGCTTCGCAATGTTATGCGGTACGTGGATAATAGCGATCAGCTGGTTTTCAACCGGCCTACGGAAGGTATGCGTCCGGCGGTCATCATCATCACGTCCAACCGCGGACTTTGTGGCGCCTACAACAGTAACATTGTCAAGGAAGCCATCCACCATATCGATTCCAAATATGCAGAGGCCGTCAGGAATAAAACCATCCGCATCATTCCAGTCGGGAAGAAAGCGGTGGATGTCCTGAAACGCCATTATGATCCCACATTGCTGGATCGCTCGTTCATGGAACTGGGTGAAAAAATCGAGATGGACCAGGTCTATGACTTTGCTACATTCCTGATGGATGAATTCCGCAACGGTAATTTTGACATCATCGATGTAAGTTATGGACGCTTTCGCAATGCAGCCATGCAGATCCCGGAAACAGTCCAGTACCTTCCGGTACCGCCACCAAAACCATTGAAAGAAAAGAAACAAAACATTGTTCCCAATTACACCTTTGAACCGGATGAGGAATCACTGCTGGCAGAGTTGGTACCAGCCATCCTGAAAGTACAGCTCCACCGGTTCTTACTGGATAATGCGGCTTCCGAGCATGGCGCCCGGATGACTGCTATGGATAAAGCATCTGAGAACGCTGATGAGTTGCTCAAAGAGCTGCGCATCAATTACAACAAAGCACGTCAAGCTGCGATTACCACCGAGTTGAGCGAAATTGTTGCCGGAGCTGCCGCACTGGGCGGATGA
- the lpdA gene encoding dihydrolipoyl dehydrogenase, giving the protein MNYDLIVIGSGPGGYVAAIRAAQLGMKTAIIEKYPTLGGTCLNVGCIPSKALLDSSEHYYNALQHFAEHGIEATVTLNLAQMIARKAEVVKQNVSGIDFLMKKNKIDVLHGVASFKDEHSILVQGEKENVTITGQHIIIATGSKPAVPPAFNYDKKRVITSTEALQIEKLPKRMIIIGGGVIGLELGSVFARLGTEVEVVEYLDRIIATMDQDLGKELQRVLKKIGIKFHLGHMVTGVKSSSKGVTVDVRKRDTEDSFSLQADYCLVAIGRRPYTDGLGLENAGLATDDKGRIPVNEQLQTAKSHIYAIGDVVRGAMLAHKAEEEGVFAVETIAGQKPVIHYHLIPGVVYTWPEVAGVGYTEQECKDKGLDFKTGKFPYKALGRARASMDTEGFVKIIADAHTDEVLGVHIIGARAADLIQEATAVMEYRGSAEDIARMSHPHPTYSEAMKEAALNVDGRSIHI; this is encoded by the coding sequence ATGAACTACGATTTGATCGTGATTGGCTCGGGGCCCGGCGGATATGTGGCAGCGATCCGTGCTGCACAACTGGGCATGAAAACCGCTATCATTGAAAAATACCCTACGCTGGGAGGGACCTGCCTCAATGTCGGATGCATCCCTTCTAAAGCGCTGCTCGATTCTTCCGAACATTATTACAACGCTCTGCAGCATTTCGCCGAACACGGCATCGAGGCCACTGTTACGTTGAATTTGGCACAGATGATTGCCCGCAAAGCGGAAGTTGTCAAACAAAACGTCAGCGGGATTGATTTTCTGATGAAGAAAAACAAGATCGATGTGCTGCATGGAGTCGCTTCATTCAAGGATGAACATTCGATACTGGTTCAGGGAGAAAAGGAAAATGTAACCATCACAGGTCAGCACATCATCATTGCCACCGGGTCCAAACCTGCAGTACCTCCAGCCTTTAACTACGACAAAAAAAGGGTCATCACATCCACTGAAGCGCTGCAGATCGAAAAACTGCCAAAACGGATGATCATCATCGGCGGAGGGGTTATTGGGCTTGAACTGGGTTCTGTATTTGCAAGGCTGGGGACCGAGGTGGAAGTGGTCGAATACCTGGACCGGATCATTGCCACCATGGACCAGGATCTCGGAAAAGAACTCCAGCGTGTTCTTAAGAAAATTGGTATCAAATTTCATCTCGGCCATATGGTCACCGGCGTGAAATCTTCGTCCAAAGGCGTTACCGTAGATGTCCGGAAACGTGATACAGAAGATTCGTTTTCACTCCAGGCGGACTATTGCCTGGTAGCAATTGGTCGCAGACCCTATACCGATGGTTTGGGCCTGGAAAATGCCGGACTTGCTACCGATGATAAAGGGCGTATACCGGTGAATGAGCAATTGCAAACCGCCAAATCACACATTTATGCCATTGGGGACGTGGTCCGTGGAGCGATGCTGGCACACAAAGCTGAGGAAGAAGGAGTCTTTGCCGTTGAGACCATTGCCGGCCAAAAACCGGTGATCCATTATCATCTGATACCCGGTGTGGTTTACACCTGGCCGGAAGTTGCCGGTGTGGGATATACCGAGCAGGAGTGCAAAGACAAAGGCCTTGACTTCAAGACCGGCAAGTTTCCGTATAAAGCTTTGGGAAGAGCCCGTGCGAGCATGGATACCGAAGGATTTGTGAAAATTATCGCCGATGCCCATACCGATGAAGTCCTGGGAGTACACATCATTGGTGCCCGGGCAGCCGACCTGATCCAGGAAGCCACCGCCGTCATGGAATACCGCGGATCGGCCGAGGACATTGCCCGGATGAGTCACCCGCATCCCACCTACTCGGAGGCCATGAAAGAGGCTGCCCTGAATGTAGACGGCCGTTCCATTCACATCTGA
- a CDS encoding NAD(P)/FAD-dependent oxidoreductase, protein MHIVILGNGISGITAARHIRKLSDHRITVISSESQYFFSRTALMYIYMGHMRMEDTQPYAEDFWEKNRINLVFDHVISIDFLQKSLQFSSKNKISYDKLLLAVGSASNRFDWPGQNLQGVHGLYTLQDLKAMDDASKNLKHAVIVGGGLIGIEMAEMFSSRQIPVTFLVREKSFWDIVLPPEESRMINQHLIEHHIDLRLETGLESIEDDGHGVVAAVHTDRHERIPCTFVGLTAGVHPNVHWLKDTGLEINRGILVDAFLQTNIPDVYAAGDCAEVRHPDEGRRSIEPVWYTGRMMGEVAAYNLCDHPVEYHPGHWFNSAKFLDIEYQVYGQVPPIIPPEQDSICWIHASGKKSIRLVWRKSDDVLLGINLMGTRYRQEICMRWLHENTSIRDVLEQLELANFDPELFSSNEEEVRSLYKARTGKEISRKSRGGADRVWQFLKQPKLS, encoded by the coding sequence ATGCACATTGTAATCCTGGGAAACGGAATCAGTGGAATCACCGCAGCCAGGCATATCCGAAAGCTGAGTGACCACCGGATCACAGTTATTTCTTCAGAATCACAATACTTCTTCTCACGTACCGCACTCATGTACATCTACATGGGTCACATGCGTATGGAGGATACGCAGCCCTATGCGGAAGACTTTTGGGAGAAGAACCGGATCAATTTGGTATTTGACCACGTCATTTCAATAGATTTCCTACAGAAATCGCTCCAATTTTCGTCAAAAAACAAAATTTCTTACGACAAATTGCTTCTTGCGGTAGGCTCAGCGTCCAATCGATTCGACTGGCCCGGTCAAAATCTGCAGGGTGTCCATGGATTATACACCTTGCAAGACCTGAAAGCTATGGATGATGCCAGTAAGAACCTGAAACATGCGGTCATCGTCGGTGGAGGCCTGATCGGTATTGAAATGGCAGAGATGTTCAGTAGCCGTCAGATCCCGGTGACTTTTCTGGTGCGCGAAAAAAGCTTTTGGGATATTGTCCTTCCCCCGGAAGAGTCCAGAATGATCAACCAGCACCTCATCGAGCATCACATCGACCTGCGCCTCGAGACCGGGTTGGAGTCTATTGAAGACGACGGTCATGGTGTGGTCGCTGCGGTGCATACGGACCGCCATGAGCGGATACCCTGTACATTTGTTGGGCTGACTGCCGGCGTACACCCCAATGTCCACTGGCTGAAAGATACCGGCCTGGAGATCAACCGGGGTATCTTGGTCGATGCATTCCTCCAAACCAATATTCCGGATGTCTATGCTGCCGGAGACTGTGCTGAAGTGCGCCATCCTGATGAAGGAAGACGATCGATCGAGCCGGTCTGGTATACCGGTCGCATGATGGGCGAAGTTGCTGCTTACAATTTGTGTGACCACCCGGTCGAATACCATCCGGGCCACTGGTTCAACTCTGCCAAGTTTTTAGATATTGAATATCAGGTGTACGGACAGGTTCCCCCCATCATACCACCAGAGCAGGACAGCATTTGCTGGATCCATGCTTCCGGGAAAAAAAGCATTCGCCTGGTGTGGCGCAAATCCGACGATGTCCTGCTGGGTATTAATCTGATGGGTACCCGCTATCGCCAGGAAATTTGCATGCGGTGGCTTCATGAAAATACCTCCATCCGGGATGTATTGGAACAATTGGAGCTAGCCAACTTCGATCCCGAACTATTCTCTTCAAATGAAGAAGAGGTCAGGTCCCTGTATAAGGCCAGGACCGGTAAGGAAATCAGCCGTAAATCCAGGGGTGGTGCTGACCGGGTGTGGCAATTCCTCAAACAACCCAAGTTATCATGA
- the rsmI gene encoding 16S rRNA (cytidine(1402)-2'-O)-methyltransferase: MLYIVPTPIGNLGDMTSRSIEVLRQVELILAEDTRTSKVLLDHFGIQTTIRAFHQHNEHQVLSGLLDLLHSGSDLALISDAGTPGISDPGFLLVRACREAGVEVTVLPGATAFVPALVASGLPCDRFHFEGFLPHKKGRQSRLQWLAVYPYTIILYESPHRLIKCLEQIKTFLSDRKICVAREISKMHEDIRTGTVDELLAHYREQSKVRGEVVLIVGPAGFAEDL; the protein is encoded by the coding sequence ATGCTGTACATAGTTCCGACGCCAATCGGTAATTTGGGTGATATGACAAGCCGGAGCATTGAGGTACTCCGACAGGTGGAACTGATCCTCGCTGAAGATACCAGGACATCCAAGGTTCTGCTGGATCATTTCGGCATTCAAACTACCATTCGCGCTTTTCACCAGCATAACGAACATCAGGTCTTATCCGGTCTTCTCGACCTGTTGCATTCAGGTAGTGACCTCGCCCTGATCAGCGATGCCGGAACTCCGGGTATCAGTGACCCGGGCTTTTTGCTGGTAAGGGCTTGTCGGGAAGCCGGTGTTGAGGTAACCGTTTTGCCGGGTGCTACGGCCTTCGTTCCAGCCCTGGTAGCCTCCGGATTGCCGTGTGACCGCTTTCATTTTGAAGGATTCCTGCCGCATAAGAAGGGAAGGCAGTCCCGGCTACAGTGGCTAGCCGTTTATCCTTATACCATCATTCTGTATGAATCACCTCACCGGTTGATCAAATGCCTGGAACAGATCAAAACCTTTCTGTCCGATCGCAAGATCTGTGTAGCCAGGGAAATCTCAAAAATGCATGAGGACATCCGAACCGGTACCGTCGATGAATTATTAGCTCACTACCGGGAACAATCCAAGGTGCGGGGTGAAGTAGTGCTGATTGTAGGTCCGGCAGGTTTTGCCGAAGATCTGTAG
- a CDS encoding 6-carboxytetrahydropterin synthase has protein sequence MRIAVFRRAHFNAAHRLHRPEWSLEENLKFFGVCANANYHGHNYELEVKVTGEVDPLTGFLIDLKVLKELIHTHVEQRFDHKNLNLDTEEFRSLNPTAENICFVIWQILRDVLDKKYDLTVRLYETPRNYVEYPA, from the coding sequence ATGCGCATTGCGGTATTTCGAAGAGCTCATTTCAACGCGGCACATCGCCTGCACCGCCCGGAATGGAGTCTGGAGGAGAACCTGAAGTTTTTCGGCGTTTGTGCGAATGCCAACTATCATGGCCATAATTACGAACTGGAAGTCAAAGTGACGGGAGAAGTGGATCCCCTGACCGGGTTCCTGATAGATCTGAAAGTGTTGAAAGAGTTGATCCATACGCATGTGGAGCAGCGATTTGATCACAAAAATCTGAACCTGGATACAGAAGAGTTCAGGTCATTGAATCCTACCGCTGAAAACATCTGCTTTGTGATCTGGCAAATCCTGCGCGATGTCCTGGATAAGAAATACGACCTGACGGTCCGGCTCTATGAGACTCCGCGCAATTATGTCGAATATCCTGCCTGA
- a CDS encoding CDP-alcohol phosphatidyltransferase family protein gives MKNSSIFVVTILSMKRFLADIVTLFNLFLGCTALIFAGYQQFIPAFWLLFAAGWADFLDGMVARAVGSNSSLGVQLDSLADMVSFGVVPGMIMVQLLGIGMDLSPGYNWTLLGFIITVFSCIRLAIFNVKDSGSQDFSGLPTPSSTGLVAGWGLAYAHHPGFAWMVHPVTLIVITILVSFLMVSRLPMVGMKFKNWNWKDNAVRYLLITTGILLLIFLREWAFSVLIASYILLSAILYLVQPRSTMNAHNQ, from the coding sequence ATGAAAAATTCAAGCATCTTTGTCGTGACCATTCTTTCAATGAAACGTTTTTTGGCTGATATCGTTACCTTATTCAATCTTTTTTTAGGTTGTACGGCCCTCATATTTGCCGGTTATCAGCAATTCATCCCGGCGTTTTGGTTACTTTTTGCGGCTGGCTGGGCAGATTTTCTGGATGGAATGGTCGCCCGGGCGGTCGGGTCCAATTCTTCCCTGGGTGTTCAACTGGATTCACTGGCCGACATGGTCTCCTTCGGCGTGGTTCCGGGCATGATCATGGTGCAGCTGCTGGGTATCGGCATGGATTTGTCACCAGGTTATAACTGGACGCTACTGGGTTTCATCATCACGGTATTTTCATGTATACGACTGGCTATTTTTAATGTGAAAGACTCCGGCTCCCAGGATTTCAGCGGATTACCGACACCTTCCAGTACCGGTTTGGTGGCGGGTTGGGGCCTGGCTTACGCCCACCATCCCGGGTTTGCCTGGATGGTCCATCCGGTGACCCTGATCGTGATAACCATCTTGGTGTCGTTTTTGATGGTATCAAGACTCCCGATGGTCGGGATGAAATTCAAAAATTGGAATTGGAAGGACAATGCCGTCCGGTACCTGCTGATCACTACCGGGATATTACTTCTGATATTTCTGCGGGAGTGGGCCTTTTCTGTCCTGATCGCATCGTACATTTTGCTCTCTGCGATCCTGTATCTGGTACAGCCCCGGTCCACAATGAATGCGCATAACCAATGA
- a CDS encoding gliding motility-associated C-terminal domain-containing protein — MRQIATLVLVCATMTVGWGQIVPGDECLQAIEIKNVTNYCSAVGQFSNTGATPTDYTQPVCFDAVSHDIWFRFIPKATDVIITVVGATATNPGGTLRNPQVGLYYNSCISTNVNNIECGTDTRNNIIEIYQGGLFIGQPYYIRVDGRNGQTGTFQLCVNNYFAPKFPGSDCSSAAILCDKSSFSVESVSGAGNDPNELNDAPCFEGGLQGINFESNSSWFKWVCKTTGSLTFAITPTKVDDDIDFVLYELTNGIDDCQSKNPIRCEAAGEDVALYPSACHGPTGLRDESKDTSEPPGCNRGQDNWISTVTIEAGKSYALAINNYTSTGNGFSIEFGGTSEFQGPDIALTIVPDSGLRCDQVFTISDNSVFNFGTIDRYSWGFGEGAEPITATGPGPHPVMYNSFGQKVISLQVETDRGCIVTDTTSIYAEPCCIDLPPPTLEATVSNLVCAGVPNGSIQVEGMNGQIWYKFSLEDGEYSFNNYFGNLDAGSYLLHVVDAKGCEGEQIVTITEPQPLDVDLGPDQEIDLGYRTQINGTYSPPVNIVTSWQSTKGDSIICLDPRCLTIDVLPPGTTTYVVQIMDATGCIAKDTIEIRVNNNRPIFFPNAISPNGDNINDVFYIGSNQAATGIEVLRVFDRWGGLLYEGHNLPLNDQNVGWDGTRNGETLPPGVYVFMAVVRFVDNVSLPYSGDITIVR, encoded by the coding sequence ATGAGACAAATCGCTACGCTGGTCCTGGTTTGTGCAACCATGACGGTTGGATGGGGGCAAATCGTGCCCGGCGATGAATGTTTGCAGGCTATTGAAATTAAAAATGTCACCAACTATTGCTCCGCGGTAGGTCAGTTTTCCAACACCGGAGCTACACCGACCGACTATACCCAACCGGTTTGTTTTGATGCTGTGAGTCACGACATCTGGTTCCGTTTTATCCCCAAGGCTACCGATGTCATCATCACCGTAGTTGGCGCCACTGCCACCAATCCAGGCGGAACCCTCAGAAACCCACAAGTAGGATTATATTACAATTCGTGCATCTCGACCAATGTCAACAACATCGAGTGTGGTACCGATACCCGGAATAATATCATAGAGATCTACCAGGGAGGACTATTTATAGGCCAGCCCTATTACATCCGGGTAGATGGCCGCAATGGTCAAACCGGCACCTTCCAGCTATGCGTCAATAACTACTTTGCACCAAAATTTCCAGGATCGGATTGCAGTTCTGCTGCCATTTTGTGTGATAAATCATCGTTTTCCGTGGAGAGTGTATCCGGTGCTGGAAACGACCCAAATGAATTGAATGACGCCCCCTGTTTTGAGGGTGGTTTGCAGGGAATAAATTTCGAGTCAAATTCTTCCTGGTTTAAATGGGTCTGCAAGACCACCGGTAGCCTGACGTTTGCGATAACACCGACCAAGGTTGACGATGACATTGATTTTGTCCTGTATGAATTAACAAACGGAATTGATGACTGCCAGTCAAAAAATCCCATTCGCTGCGAGGCTGCAGGAGAAGATGTGGCCCTTTATCCATCCGCCTGCCATGGGCCTACCGGTTTGCGAGATGAATCCAAAGACACTTCCGAGCCACCCGGTTGCAATCGGGGACAGGACAACTGGATCTCCACGGTCACTATTGAAGCTGGTAAATCTTATGCCCTTGCCATCAACAACTACACTTCGACCGGTAATGGGTTCAGCATCGAATTCGGGGGTACTTCTGAATTTCAGGGCCCTGATATTGCGCTGACCATCGTACCGGACTCAGGCCTCCGGTGTGATCAGGTATTTACCATCTCGGATAATTCGGTTTTTAACTTCGGAACCATCGACCGTTATTCCTGGGGATTTGGTGAAGGCGCGGAGCCGATCACAGCAACCGGTCCCGGACCACATCCCGTTATGTATAATTCCTTTGGACAAAAAGTTATCAGTCTGCAGGTTGAGACCGACCGGGGATGTATTGTCACGGATACCACGTCCATCTATGCTGAGCCCTGTTGCATTGACCTGCCTCCTCCTACCCTGGAAGCCACTGTCAGCAATCTGGTGTGCGCCGGAGTACCCAATGGCTCCATCCAGGTAGAAGGGATGAACGGCCAGATATGGTATAAGTTTTCCCTGGAAGACGGGGAATACTCCTTCAACAATTATTTTGGCAATCTGGATGCCGGCAGCTATTTATTGCATGTTGTCGATGCGAAAGGGTGTGAAGGTGAGCAGATTGTCACCATCACCGAACCCCAACCACTCGATGTCGATCTGGGCCCTGACCAGGAAATCGATCTAGGCTACCGCACACAGATTAATGGCACCTATTCTCCTCCGGTCAATATTGTCACCAGCTGGCAATCCACCAAGGGCGACTCCATCATTTGTCTGGATCCCCGGTGTCTGACCATCGATGTCCTGCCGCCGGGAACAACCACCTATGTCGTCCAGATCATGGATGCGACCGGTTGTATCGCCAAGGATACCATTGAAATTCGCGTTAACAATAACCGGCCTATCTTTTTCCCCAATGCCATCTCTCCCAACGGAGATAACATCAACGATGTATTCTACATCGGTTCGAATCAGGCAGCTACCGGAATCGAAGTACTACGCGTTTTCGACAGGTGGGGAGGGTTGTTGTATGAAGGTCACAACCTGCCTCTCAATGACCAAAACGTGGGTTGGGATGGAACCCGTAATGGAGAGACCCTGCCTCCGGGTGTTTATGTTTTTATGGCCGTGGTGCGGTTTGTTGATAATGTAAGTTTGCCCTATTCCGGAGATATCACCATCGTGCGATGA
- a CDS encoding 4Fe-4S binding protein: protein MSFSNPHPRLTWSQRLASAVGATGLLILVVAWSGIEFAHAGFWLAASLLLLATGTVWFAFATYRGHPAGIKNNGVWFNLLTNRGIWGWCLGIIITGLYILLYFYPGLLGLRPEGPNTGLIGVFDLLSFWLKGKPGGQWFVYGTLYTLAILIFGVKFIWKYRHNRYQIIRTISVMFFQLCLAFLLPELMDRLNQPSMDLKNMWPLNYYFFFDWNLDKLLKDGNLGLFLFGWGLVMILVVSPVLTYFFGKRWYCSWVCGCGGLAETAGDPFRHLSSKTLQAWKIERWLIYGVLVFAVIMTFLVIYTYMTGRDSILFINSYVIREWYGFFIGAIFSGVVGVGFYPILGSRVWCRFGCPMAAILGLQQKFFSRFRITTNGGQCISCGNCSTYCEMGIDVRWYAQRGQNVVRASCVGCGICAAVCPRGVLRLENGKVDINQRTDELRTIHVRLEDVTVNR from the coding sequence ATGTCTTTCAGTAACCCGCACCCCCGGCTGACCTGGTCCCAGCGACTGGCTAGTGCAGTGGGAGCAACAGGCCTGTTGATTCTGGTTGTTGCCTGGTCGGGCATTGAATTCGCACATGCCGGATTCTGGTTAGCGGCCTCTTTGCTGTTGTTGGCCACGGGTACCGTCTGGTTTGCATTTGCCACCTACCGTGGTCACCCTGCCGGCATTAAAAACAATGGAGTTTGGTTTAATCTATTGACCAATCGAGGCATATGGGGATGGTGTCTCGGGATCATCATCACCGGACTTTATATCCTGTTGTATTTCTATCCCGGGTTATTGGGGTTACGCCCGGAAGGGCCCAATACCGGACTCATCGGTGTTTTTGATCTACTGAGCTTTTGGTTGAAGGGAAAGCCAGGTGGTCAATGGTTTGTTTATGGAACGCTTTACACGTTGGCTATCCTGATCTTCGGTGTTAAATTCATCTGGAAATACCGGCATAACCGATACCAGATCATACGTACCATCTCGGTCATGTTTTTCCAATTGTGTTTGGCCTTTTTGTTGCCGGAGCTGATGGATCGATTGAACCAGCCCAGCATGGACCTTAAAAACATGTGGCCGCTCAACTACTATTTTTTCTTTGACTGGAATCTGGATAAGCTGTTGAAGGATGGAAACCTTGGACTTTTTCTCTTCGGGTGGGGACTGGTTATGATCCTGGTCGTTTCGCCGGTATTGACCTATTTTTTCGGCAAGCGCTGGTATTGCAGTTGGGTCTGTGGATGCGGTGGTTTGGCAGAGACGGCCGGTGATCCATTCCGGCACCTCTCCTCTAAGACACTCCAAGCGTGGAAGATCGAGCGCTGGCTGATCTACGGTGTCCTGGTCTTTGCCGTGATCATGACCTTCCTCGTCATCTATACCTACATGACAGGCCGGGACTCCATATTATTCATCAATTCCTATGTGATCCGCGAATGGTACGGGTTCTTCATCGGGGCCATTTTTTCCGGCGTGGTCGGTGTCGGATTTTATCCCATCCTGGGCAGCAGGGTATGGTGCCGGTTTGGCTGTCCGATGGCTGCGATACTAGGTCTGCAACAAAAATTTTTCAGCCGGTTTCGCATCACGACCAACGGAGGCCAGTGCATTTCCTGTGGGAATTGTTCGACCTATTGTGAGATGGGAATTGACGTGCGCTGGTATGCGCAAAGGGGGCAGAATGTCGTTCGCGCTTCCTGTGTAGGATGCGGGATCTGTGCCGCTGTTTGTCCCAGAGGTGTCTTACGACTGGAAAATGGAAAGGTGGATATCAATCAACGCACCGACGAGCTCAGGACCATCCACGTACGCCTGGAAGATGTCACCGTGAACAGGTAG
- a CDS encoding 2,4-dihydroxyhept-2-ene-1,7-dioic acid aldolase, whose translation MAEELLSRLRSVKRNKVYSNAWLTIPSAWTAEIMARSGFDFCTIDVQHGLMDYETGLHMLQAIGNTKALPVIRVHDNAVPNLMKWLDAGALGLILPMIDGPEQLKEALSACYYPPQGNRSHGPTRAAFVTHPDYRHQVSGDLLIFAQIETASGLNQVEAIAAVPGLKGLYVGPYDLSICLGRPKLADLSDPVLWSALERIAAAAQKKELLLGIHTSDTSRIPDLHALGFHIFSTGSDSHLLMDSAKQLDRALRG comes from the coding sequence ATGGCTGAAGAACTCCTGTCAAGATTGCGATCGGTAAAGCGGAATAAGGTCTATTCAAACGCCTGGTTGACCATTCCGAGCGCCTGGACGGCTGAAATCATGGCGCGAAGCGGTTTTGACTTTTGTACGATCGATGTGCAACATGGTCTGATGGATTATGAGACCGGGCTGCATATGCTTCAGGCCATTGGAAATACGAAAGCATTACCCGTCATCCGGGTCCATGACAATGCTGTTCCGAATTTAATGAAATGGCTGGACGCCGGAGCCCTTGGATTGATTCTACCGATGATCGATGGTCCGGAGCAATTGAAAGAAGCTTTGTCCGCATGTTATTATCCCCCTCAGGGAAATCGTTCACATGGCCCTACCCGGGCTGCTTTTGTAACTCATCCGGATTACCGTCATCAGGTGTCCGGTGACCTTTTAATCTTTGCTCAGATTGAGACAGCAAGTGGACTGAACCAGGTGGAAGCAATCGCTGCCGTACCCGGATTAAAAGGGCTTTATGTCGGACCATATGATCTCAGTATTTGCCTGGGCAGACCTAAATTGGCGGATCTTTCCGATCCGGTACTGTGGTCGGCTCTGGAGCGCATTGCCGCGGCAGCACAGAAAAAGGAATTATTACTTGGAATCCATACCTCGGACACCTCACGCATACCGGATTTGCATGCACTGGGATTCCATATCTTCTCGACAGGGTCGGATTCTCACTTGCTGATGGATAGCGCCAAGCAACTGGACAGGGCATTACGCGGATAG